The DNA sequence TGGAAAAGTGTTGTCATGCAATAGctctacacactgcaaaaaaaggtgtccaaaaacaagataaaaacactaaatctgaagaaaaagatcttgctgcatggacagataatttcacttgacaagatttcttaaaataataaaaaaaactcttgaaacaagataaattatccaacacttctaaatctaaaggttttttttttatcttggtaagaaacaaataatttacaggtaactctgctcgggccagttcatcactgcttgcagctttaatttatctttttttaaagagttaatttcttattttaagcgtacaacatgcttctttctagatttaataatcttactttaagaaatcttgtcaagtgaaattatccgtccatgtagcaagatcatttccctcagatttagtgtttttatcttgtttttagacacaacttttttgcagtgcagtgttgATAAAGACTTGTACTAATAAACATACAGAAGATGTTTAAGGTCCTTAAAGGGTtcacctaaaaataaaaaaaaatcagattttacctCTTAACTGTAGTGCTATATATCAAACtagattgttttttgtgtgtctcgATATAAGTTGGAGATATCTTAAGAGATGTCGACCTTGCAACCAGATGGCACtttgccaaaaaaatacatctaaaACAGTCAACAGTGATATCTCTTCTCAGAAATTATTACCCTTCACTCAAAATAATccacagtacactgcaaaaaaggggcgtctaaaaacaagataaaaacactaagattattaacccattgaagcctggaaagcggatacgtcgttttgtagtatttgtataagctctcaaatactttttgaatttcatttctatctgctacagaggctgaaaaatctattatttagtagaagagttgacacttctgttgaatttccagaaaaacttcaggttttaggggtttctttcaaaatcgcccagaggttttacaggcatgttttacaggcagtttttacaggcgttttaggcctcaattgGTTAATCTCGGAtaaagcatgttgtacgcttaaaataagaaattaactcttaaataaagataaattaaagctgcaagcagcgatgaactggcccgagcagagtgcactggattaaaaaaatcCCTGTAGATTCAGAAgtttagatcatttatcttgttttaagagttaatttcttatttttagtgttcaagatgcttatttctagatttaacaatcaatttaagaaatcttgtcaagtgaaattatctgtccatgcagcaagatcatttccctcagatttagtgtttttatcttgtttttagacacaccttttttgcagtgtgcttgtCAGAAGTAGTTCATGTACTTTAGATTATCTTGAGTACCAGGTGGTACATTCTGAAACTCCTGGATTGATAACTAGCACTACAGGTAAAGGAAAAAGTATCTATTTTTGACTTTGAAGGTAAACTGTTGCACTTCTCTTCATCTGGACAGCACATTACATAATTTCCCTCCATCATCTGTGTACATTAGAGTCATTAGTCAACACATGGGAAACAGCTGCAGAACATCTTTTTAAAGGGGTTGTTGCCGTGGTGACGCTTGGCTCTGCCCAGTTTGACCAGGGCTTCCTGTATGCCCTCGTCTGTTTTCTGCACGTTGGTTTGGATTTCGTTGAGCATGGGGCCCTGCTCCTCCACCAGCATGGCAATGTCCAGGAAGATCTCATGGATGCCTTGGATCCGGGTCTCCAGGTCGATCAGCTCCTGGTGGCGTTTCTCGATCTGCGACAGAGCCGACCGAGCCGTTTTGCCTTCGGCCATGATGTTGTCGTTAAAGATGTTCCACTGGCCTTTCTCGAtcatctcctccacctcctcccccgTCACCTCCCGTCCCACTATCTCCATCTGCCTCTGGATCTGAGCTTTACAGTTCCCCCGATGGCTCATCTCGGCCTCGTTATAGTCAAACATGGCGTCGCGGAAAGTGTTGCTGAGGGAAGCGTACTGCGTTCTGGCTATGCGCGTGACTGCAGAATTGGCGCCATGTTCTTCTTCTAGCTTGTGGGCCGTGCCCTCCATGTCCTGCAGGCGTGCCAGCACACCCTCAGCCCGAGACTTTATATCAGCCCCTATAGCGTTGGAGTCCCTTTTGATGGTGCTCATGGTGGTGACGCCCTGGAGCATGCGAGAGTTCTGCTCTCGAAGCCTTTTGACCTCCAGGCGGATGAGCTGGACCTCTCTGTGGATGTCCTGCGACTGGGTGAAGACTCCCTCCAGAGCAGGGCTGTTGTCAAACACCACCGCCTCATGGGACAACTCCTCCTCCAGGTCCACGTTGCTGAAGGTTTCGGAGACAGTGGACTCTGCGTACTCCATCTGCTCCACGTgtccatttttggacatttcctGCAGGTTGCTCAGTCTGTCCCTCATGGTTGGGCTGGAGGACAAGTGACGGTTACGAATATAAGGAAGATTTTCTCTGTCTGGTTCTCTTTCCTCTTCTAACACACATCAGTAAAGATGGCTGACCTGAAaggacaaacaacaacaaatctttAGATTCACAACACATGGAATTTAACTTTTTCACCAAAGATGGCTTGAGTAGCAAAGAGTAAAAAGGAGATTGTTCCCGGTGAATGGCGAAAATCTCTGGGTGTTTGATCCTGCGCACCGCAAGCGGACcgtgttgctctttatactatatatatatatttgggacTTACTTTTTCACCATAGATGGCTtgataaacaaaaagtaaaaaggagATTGTCCTCTGTCCAAATAAGTCCCCATCATTcgtttgtacagcagcttattacagcccatatactgtatatatagtataaagaTCTACACGGCCCGCTTAGATCAAACACCAAGATACATCCATTCGTGTCCAGTGTGTAACttctttgttgtatttttctatgtcattttttcataTCACTTTTCCCGGCTCGAAGAAagttttacaaatataaaaacttcATGCTTCTGAAATTCCTTATAGAAAGAGTCAGGTGTTCTGTCAAGAGTTTTACAGACAAACATTGTGGGCTTTTTAGCTTCTATATTGTCAGTGGACACTGGGAAAAACTGGTTGCAAGGCTGAACAGCAGTGCCATATTCAGTTCTATAatacagtggttctcaaatgggggtacacGTACCCCTGCggctaaaaacccagagtctcccccataccaggatggttggacccaacctgtcatatgccacctggcatcacccgtcaatcacttgaaaactcaaagatggagtcgtggttgaagcgtagcagttatagttttaaatggttataaggtcactgtttttactacattagtttgaatcactacctTTTAGTGATGAGgaatatatttgcaataaatttagtcatgtattaaaaacatttaaaatgtttgaaattgttttgtttttttcaaatgtttgaattttgtatgtgtttcagTTCcacagtttaataaatcagacactgatgacacagcgctctgttttaaagccttttgttttttcaaccaaaaatgctttgccctggttagggggtacttggctgaaaatatatttcacagggggtacatcactgaaaaaaggttgagaatcaCTGGTATAATACATTCATTAGTAATGTAACTTAATTTCTGTGCATCACATTTTACATGATCAATGTAACTACCTCACTTCTTGCAGTtaagtgcatttatttaaatgtgttaagcATGAAGAATGTATGAGGGCATGTTGATCTTCTGCCTCCAATATGGGCACTAATTTCCTCCTGTAGGTCGTATCAGAGGGCAGGAACAGGCAACATGTGGTCATATGGTTTAgattagagcagtagttctcaacctttttgagtcacgacccccaatttaacatgaatgttgtccgcgaccctcgctcactgaacagaatctcacaagcACAGTTAAGAtcatccaaaaaagaaacaaaatgaccaaataagacacaaattgaccacagaatgatcaaaaaagacacaaaatgaccaaaaaaagacacaaaatgaccaaaaaagacacaaaatgaccagaaaagacacaaaatgaccaaaaaaaggaaacaaaatgaccaaaaaaagagacaaaatgaccaaaaaagacacaaattgaccacaaaattatcaaaaaaagacacaaaatgaccaaaaaagacacaaattgaccaaaaaaagacattaagactaaaacacattgacactttaacacagtggagacagagctgacttccaaaatgatttggcgacccccagaaatcatctcgcgaccccaattggggtcccgaccccaaggttgagaatagctggattAGAGGACTTGTTTGTAAAAAGGGTCACAGATTAACATACAAGATCCAACTAGAAGACGTTAGTTTAAACACACCCAGTGTCTCACTGAAGCTGGCATGCCAGTTTAAAAAGCCATCTCCTTCTTCCTTCACCCACCCAGCACTGGTCCAACAGGTTCTCCAGAGAACAGTCAAAAGGTGTTGCTCCTCACCAAACAAGTTCTTTTGACTTGTGATCCGTCTGACGTCTTTTTACAGACATTCAGTTTGACTTTTACTCTAACTGGAGCATCAGACTCAGTAGATACACGGATACCTTAAATCTTCagcttgaacaaaaatatattaacataCACATTTCCAACATGTAAAATGAGGCGGTGACATCATTTCGAAGGCATTTGATAAGTTCATATTATAGACTAAAAGGTTTCCAAACTTCAGGAACTACTTGATCTTGTGATATAATAGCATTTGTGTCTGATTAGAACAGGCCTCTAAACAATTCTGTATTAAATTGACACCGAatggataaattattttttttttaaataaagctaAGAAACTGACTATtaaattcagtaaaaaaaaaaaaataataaaaaaaaacatcgtTTTATAGCAATGTTTTAGATAAGCTGCAACTGTTCAGTCTCaaagttaaaatattattaaaattacactttataCAGGTATTAGAGGGAAATTCATGGAACAAATGGCAAaccatatataatatgtatttttttaatttattttttagaataaatCACAAATCTATGTATTTGGGGATTTTTCcaccacaaaataacaataaaaataaataaaaaatcaatgttaaaacgttgtttttaccttttttaccGAATTTACCTTTCGTTTGTCTCACTTATTATCATTAGTCCCTGGTCCATTTTTATCAGACCACAACATACACATACTTTAATAATTTCCGACATTATCAGCCACCAGCTCAACTTTGGTTTCATGCAGGATTAAACAGCTTCTTACCTGTTGTGCTCTGCTGTCCTATCAAACTTTGTCCGTTAATGTTGGGTGCCGTGGAGCCGCAGCACCATCCTACAGTGATGAAGTCGACTGAGAGCAGGAACAAAGGGCCATGCATGCGTAATGCTGCTATGTTTGGAGCCACAACTGGTATTCAGCTGTGGTGTTGTTGGGTTGGAGCTGGATTGCGCCACGCCATGCGACTCTACTGATGAGACTGCAGGAATGAAGCCCGGTCGGTTTGGCCTCAGCCGTGACGCGTCATGTCAGGAGCGGCAATTGGACAGGACGAGGTGTGTgagcagcaggtgtgtgtgtgtgtgtgtgtgtgtgtgaagcgaGTCAGTGAAGGCCTCTTTATTCTAAACAAGGTatcatagttttggatttttcattagttttagtttagttttaattttgttgtgattttttgttttcaaattcagttacttttactgttgtctcgactgtgtgttcatgctgtttgtttgttgttgttgttgttgtttttcctgtgcgactatgcatgtatgtctgggtgtgtttatgtgtttgtctaaactgggtattttgaattgtacattttttttttctttttatatatatatttttagagactcttaaatgttgcacttactggagagcactttgaatttagttgtacatgtgacaatgacaaataaagacctattctattctattttagttagtttttagagtgagtttgctagttgttgttttttttgttttgtttttttttagaaaatgcttagctttagtttagttttaattcgttttagtgttagttttagtttttttgtaattgggtATTTTGATTGGACAGGACGAGGTGTGTgagcagcaggtgtgtgtgtgtgtgtgtgtgaaccgaGTCAGTGAAGGCCTCTTTATTCTAAACAAGGTatcatagttttggatttttcattagttttagttttaatttcgctgtgatttttttgttttcaaattcagttacttttagtcagtggtggaaaaagtattcagatcccttacttaagtaaaagtactaatacaacactgtgaaattactccactacaagtaaaagtcctgcattcaaaacttactgaagtaaaagtacagaagtatcagcatcaaaatgtacttaaagcatcgaaagtaaaagtactcattatgcagaattgacccactcagattgtttcatatattctaaaaatatattgctggattattatttttgatgcatttatgtacggaccgctttaattttcccatggtagggctcatttttactacttaatatactcttatgatgttcaatttaaaacatgttagcaaacatttcatattaattatgtttttatgttaaatcttgaactgaaaagtaactaaaactggcagctaaatgtagtggagtaaaaagtacaatatttgcctcaaaatgtagtgaagtagaagtataaagtaacataaaatggaaatactcaagtaaagtacaaatatctcaaaattgtacttaagtacagtacttgagtaaatgtacttagttacattccaccactgcttttagttagtttttagagtgagtttgctagttgttgtttttttttttgtttgtttttagaaaatgcttagctttagtttagttttaattagttttggtgttagttttagtttttttgtaattgggtATTTGCTGGGTtcgagatttttaaaaagtcacaataaatgttccctttatttccgttgtctgatccatctcagccccaataagtttattaagtcataaaaccagatagatgaaaaatattccatatcaaccaaaaaggtgtacgtatgaaaaaaagttgacaaagacgaaaactaaggacaatTTCACTATAAtgtttaaaagtttgttttagttagtattgtaaccacacaatacagtttcagttagttaaaggtttttttaaaaacatgtttttatttttcatttcagttaacgaaaatgtttttttcaattctagttttcgtgatttcgttagttttcattaactatgaTAACCTTGATTCTGAATACATAGTTTGGAGATGTAAAGGAGAGCTGAGGGCAAGTGTTTTAAAAAGACTCTAGATTTATGAGCACTAACTTTGTCTCTTGATCTGCAGCCTCCTGGACCTGCAGATTTAGACTTGTAGTTCTGGACCTCTTGTCAGTGCCCCTACTGGATGGATGTAGAACTGCAGGAGACTACAGATTCAGACCTGCAGTTCTTACCCCTTGTATCTAAAAACAGCGACCCCTACTGGACGGCTGCAGAACTGCAATGAAATCAGCATCTCACCCAAGCACCACTTTTTGAAATAAGTTAGACTTGTAATACAATTTACAATTTTGAAATTTTACTACACCCGAATAAAAATACTAAGATTTAATTATTGACGAAGCATGAAGCTTCTAGCTAAAGAATTTCCCTCCAGAAATATTGATGGAGACTTATAGCTTCATCAATATTTCTGGAGGGAAATTCTTTAGTTAACAGGTTTTGAAGGTTTATTTACACTATCAGTTCTAACAGTTTGacagtttatttacaccatcaattctaacagttAAAGGTTTAGTAAACCATCAATTCTAACAGGTTAAAGGTTTTTACACCATTaattctaacagtttaaaggtttatttacaccatcaattctaacagttTTAAGGTTTTTACACCATTaattctaacagtttaaagatttatttacaccatcaattctaacagtttaaaggtttttacaccatcaattctaacagtttaaaggtttatttacaccatcaattctaacagtttaaaggttttgtacaccatcaattctaacagttGAAAGgtacaccatcaattctaacagtttaaaggtttatctacaccatcaattctaacagtttgacagtttatttacaccatcaattctaacagGTTAAAGGTTTAGTAAATCAtcaattctaacagtttaaaggttttgtacaccatcaattctaacagttttaaggtttatttacaccatcaattctaacagtttaaaggtttatttacaccatcaattctaacagtttaaagatttttataccatcaattctaacagtttaaaggtttcgtacaccatcaattctaacagtttaaaggtttatttacaccatcaattctaacagtttaaaggtttcGTACCCCAGAACAGTTGGAAGGATGATTacaccaaaatacaaaatactaaCAAATGAATAAAGGTTTGTTACATCtatgttttctttatgtttaatCACAcccaaatatgtgtttttgtaaccGTTTATATAATTTACACATGTTGTTTGATACAACTATTTCAGTACtttatttcttaatattcaTCAGAGCACAAAACTTGCAATGCATTGATCAAACTCGCTACAACATAGAATAGGAAATGTCTGGTTTTGGGTGTCCAGTCCTCACTTTTGTTGTGGGAATTTGAAACAAAGGCTGTGAAATACTGACAtggtttaacatgttttattgaatgAACAaactaatgaataaattaaagttatttgaacacagaataaaacaacaaaaatgtttttccccaGTTACGTCATCagagagagctgcagagaaagaaaaaaacattaaatcattaaaaaaaatattgaattaccTATCACAGTCAACACTGAAATACTGAAGATTCTGGAGCATAGCAAATTGTTCTCCACGTTCAGAGAAAAACTGGTTGTTATCAGCCAGGCTTTATTTGATTGACTTTGACAGAGTGAATTTAACATTTCAGACCTCCAATCAGCCCCTGTGGCCCCTCTGTTCTTTTCAAGCGTCCCAGTAAACCATGGTGATGAGACACTGAGCAATAAAAGGACCCTGAAACTGAAGTAGCTAGATGGAATTCAGTTATTTAATTTTTGACAcctgtgacatgtcaaaatgttctgtaaataaataaatgtgcaataaaactgTTTAAATTGTTTCAGCCCAGTTTGATTTTTCAGCTCAGacaccagaataaatgttggcattggaCATTTATTTAAACGACAGATAGcgttaaatataaaaaaaaaaaaaaaaacttaaactaagTTGAATATGAATGATTGAAttctttatttacctttttattttttatatagttatttatttttgatcaaattaaatattttagcatCCATGCATGCTGGGTTCTCTATcaagaatataatcaaattaacTCATTTTAACTGTACCAACAGgtacaattctaatccattctAATCCGTATCCGTTGATAGACTAGTTGTAAGATTAAAAGGACGTAAAGTGCttgaattgtgtgtgtttttttggttattttacagtttctagATGTGTGCGTATTTATGGATagcaatataacattttcaagaCTTGTACTTCAAAAAATGTAACACTTGGTAaggataatatatataatgtattataaataAGTGCTTTTAATTTACACAATGAAGCTCATACTTAAATGTAAAAGGCAGCTAGCCTAGTTACATAggaattaaaaaacacacacacataatgcgCTAAGTAGTTAGGTTTAGTGGTTTGTTAAAAAAGTGAACACATTAGCTCCAAAAGTGCTGCTAAACAAcaatattatttgttatttattcatacatgtTAGGTAAGTTAGGTAAGAAACAAGATGGAGGCAACTATGGAGCAGTTGTAAggtattttttcacttttggtGAAATTAAGCTAGCAGTTTCAACCTGCTACTAGCTTACaatttgtgctaagctaggctaaacgCATCTTGTAGCCTACTGGACACACAGAGAAGGAGCCGATATCATCTTCTCATCAGACCCATGGGTTAGATGGCAAACAAGAATAATATTTTTCAAAGTGACAGTTTGATATTAAATAACATTTGAATGAGGTATGTATAGCCTATGTGATGttattttactttagtaaatggTAGTAATGCTTACAGCTAGCTACTTGGGGATTTATAGTTTATACTGTGTACATACA is a window from the Centropristis striata isolate RG_2023a ecotype Rhode Island chromosome 18, C.striata_1.0, whole genome shotgun sequence genome containing:
- the LOC131990853 gene encoding syntaxin-11-like is translated as MRDRLSNLQEMSKNGHVEQMEYAESTVSETFSNVDLEEELSHEAVVFDNSPALEGVFTQSQDIHREVQLIRLEVKRLREQNSRMLQGVTTMSTIKRDSNAIGADIKSRAEGVLARLQDMEGTAHKLEEEHGANSAVTRIARTQYASLSNTFRDAMFDYNEAEMSHRGNCKAQIQRQMEIVGREVTGEEVEEMIEKGQWNIFNDNIMAEGKTARSALSQIEKRHQELIDLETRIQGIHEIFLDIAMLVEEQGPMLNEIQTNVQKTDEGIQEALVKLGRAKRHHGNNPFKKMFCSCFPCVD